The sequence AGTAGCATTAGCTTTCATTGTGATACGTTCAAATGGTGGCATTGCCTTGTTGATACCTTCACTGGTTTCTTCATCGTTTCTTAAAACGACTGTGCAGTAGAGTTTCAGTTTCCCTCCTAGTCCTAAGTCAATTCTAGAAGGCAATTCTATATGATAATCTTTGGCAAGAAATTTAGTGTCAAGAATTATCCTTGCAGCAGCTTGTATTGCAGTAAAAATTCCCAAGTTGAGAGTCTGCTTTTGGTCTttaaggatatatttataaaagtagtAGATATCCCTAATCACTTGAGATTTGGTTATCTTGTATCTACCCTTCACTTTAGAATTGTTAATGCTCAAGCTTTCTTGGGCAGGAAATACATTTGAAACATCTTCCAAGCAGTATTCCAAAACCTTTGTAACTGGATTCAAGCTCCTGCGAACTAAATAGTTTCCCACTATACGATTTCCAAGTGACTTGAGCACAAAGTCTAGTAACCCTGTGTCACCAATATATGCACGAGCAGCATCCCTTACTTCTTGCCTTGAAACCCACCTAAAGTCAGCTCTTTTCAGGGCTTCAATGATTACTCGAGTTGCCATTTCGATTCGCTTGGGAGACCATCTACAAGTAGGTTCCATGGCAATCCCTGTGCTATAGGAATCAATACACTTTTCTTCAGGAAGTCGAGCTTTAAGCTCGAACATGAAGTGGAGAAGGTCACCCAGTGTGGCCAATGAATAGTCTGATAGTGTTTGGTACCTAGACATAATGCCTGGAAGATCATGATTAGAATTGGCAAGATAATGTAGTAGTATAGATAAGTGCATGCCTTGAATAGATTCTATGGCCTTTTGGTAGATTGGTTGAGTGACACCAAAGTTTCCTCGCTCAAATTTGTAACCCCACTGTCCAAACCAAGGCTCCCCATATGCAATGCCATGGAGTAGCCTCAGTTCCATGCTTCTCTTTTGTGAAATATCATTCAAACTCACTTTCCTGCAAATTGAGTGAATAAGCATGATGTTCTTAGCTTCTCATTCATGAAACATTCAAAAGATTCTAAGCAATATTAGCCTAGATACTTGGCATTGAGGTTGAAATATTGCTTTTTGGAAAAGCACTCTTCAGAGTTCTTATAACTAAGACATGTCAAATTTTCcctttaaattactttttaatagcCTTCCAGTAGACATGATTCATAGGAAGTGATAGAGCTGTGAATGGCTAACCTTGCTTGTAATCCAGTGCATAAACGATCCCAGAATTCCATGATCTGCCGTCCGGCCAAGTTGGAACCAGCTTCCATTCCATTAACACATAGCAAATGTCCAAATCCATTAGAATGAAATACACCGTGCAAGATATGGCCTTGTAAATCCACCATATTGATCTTACTCCTCACTGAAATTGTATCATCAAAGTTGCCTTCACAGTTCAGGAAAGCAATGACTGTGTCCTTGGATGGCAGCACAAAATGATACTTTTTGTTGCAAATCAGATGGTGCCCCCAGCCTGAACTACAAAGAcatgtattaatatatttttacgaTGAATTgcaatttaatgaaattacaGTGCACCAACAGCCTACCTACCAAGTAAGTCTtcaatgcaaaaaaaaaaaagttggaTCTAAACGGCAGGaacatattatgaaattacgTTTGTGTATACACACATAAATCGTTAAAAGGGCATTAATGGGGAGAATGTCCGCACTACTTATGCCCAAAATCTTTTAGTTGGTGgatgaaaatttatatctgCCTAGACCGCATAGACCTCTCTTATAATTCGATCTATGagtattatatgaatttcttttagttaCCATAAGTTCTAGATTGGTATTATAATCCAAAGTATTGTCATCTTTACTCTTATACCTAACGCAGTCAAATTATTCAAGTTTGTTGAAGAAAATGAATGCAtggaaacaaaaagaaaatcaggaCTTCACCAACATAAAGGCAATGCTTGCAGTGGTGATCAAGAGAAGCATCAATTGGCTCTTCAATGACAAATAACAAGATATGGAAAGGAGGGTGGCAGCTAACTTCAAGCTGAAAAGACCAACTTGGAATTCCACTACAGATATTACTCTCAGAATAACCAAATTCGAGAAGTGCTTGAACATTTTGTCTAAATGATCCATCAAACTCAACTGGATACCCATGTTCACCAAATGTCTTGAATCTGAACACCTTCTCCCctcgttttcttttcttgcagCTGGTTACAAGTTCCAAATGTGACATAATAGGCCTCtagaaaattgaaagattTCCAACacaaggaaagaaaggaaggaagaaagaaaggaagagcatgaagaaattaattagagaGAGGTGACACTATAGGACATGCAATTGCTTATGGTCTTATACTTAGCATCAGTACTGCTGGATCACACAGTTAGTGCCTAGAAATAAAATTGGAGACGACACAAAAGAGCATATAAGGTTAATCAAATTCAGCTATGGACTGCTCACTATCTGCatgattttctttaaaattgaGCTCCATGCAAATCTATCGGGGTGCAGTATCCTTCTTTGAACTAAACAAATCGTAGCATGCTTTTTATCATGCAATTTTCTGACCACTAGAATTGCTTTCTGTTCCGGCAAATTCTTTGGTCAGCTGGGAAATGTTGATCTTATTATCAGTTTCAAAGGGGAcaaacatttatatataaataaatgcaACATTTCTTGCTCAACTACTCCTGCAAAGTTGCTTTTATCTACTCCATAAGAGCAGAACTTTCTTCAACATATTATGAAGATAggagaaattaaaattgaaattacgTAGTCATGACAATATTATTggtaaataactaaatataagGTGCAAGTATACCTCATTTATGGCTTCTAACACTTGTTCTGTTTTACTTgatacatatatttttcttgcttagctcattctaattctaaaattagacCAACtctgaattttatttagatcacCTTGAAAATTATGATTCCTTAAAAGTCATCcagattaattaatatatatatatatatatattatcgtTTAAGTCACCATAAATCCCTCTAAATCAAAACCTTGAATTTAGTTTACTTATAAGAAATTAGGgatccataaaagaaaagaggctCAGCCTAGTGGTTAAGAGTTGAAATTGTGAATTCTTGAGATTGATTTCAGGGatcaaattggaaaaaatgatatgaatttgtctactaatataattctaaattggacattaaatattctaaaaaaaaaaaaaagacaaaagaattAGATGAAAGTTCATGAAATTATAAGCCCAATTCAgcaaattatttctaaataactacacaatatttaataaaacagAATTTCATTTGCCTTTTCAGGTTCCTTTTACCTTAGTGaacaaatattttagtaaCCTTATGCGTGAGACTCACAGCACAGCGGT comes from Ricinus communis isolate WT05 ecotype wild-type chromosome 5, ASM1957865v1, whole genome shotgun sequence and encodes:
- the LOC8268153 gene encoding PHD finger protein MALE STERILITY 1 — translated: MSHLELVTSCKKRKRGEKVFRFKTFGEHGYPVEFDGSFRQNVQALLEFGYSESNICSGIPSWSFQLEVSCHPPFHILLFVIEEPIDASLDHHCKHCLYVGWGHHLICNKKYHFVLPSKDTVIAFLNCEGNFDDTISVRSKINMVDLQGHILHGVFHSNGFGHLLCVNGMEAGSNLAGRQIMEFWDRLCTGLQARKVSLNDISQKRSMELRLLHGIAYGEPWFGQWGYKFERGNFGVTQPIYQKAIESIQGMHLSILLHYLANSNHDLPGIMSRYQTLSDYSLATLGDLLHFMFELKARLPEEKCIDSYSTGIAMEPTCRWSPKRIEMATRVIIEALKRADFRWVSRQEVRDAARAYIGDTGLLDFVLKSLGNRIVGNYLVRRSLNPVTKVLEYCLEDVSNVFPAQESLSINNSKVKGRYKITKSQVIRDIYYFYKYILKDQKQTLNLGIFTAIQAAARIILDTKFLAKDYHIELPSRIDLGLGGKLKLYCTVVLRNDEETSEGINKAMPPFERITMKANATFDELKQEVEKHFSELYWGLRSFIAESILNLNTNGSDLVFGQVEMGQKIVVEGSNNERGMINQLIYESGLNSKIFDCPCGTKDDDGERMVSCDICEVWQHTRCVRIPNHQEIPHIFLCSRCEHEITISPSLP